Proteins from a genomic interval of Candidatus Rubidus massiliensis:
- a CDS encoding rod shape-determining protein MreD: protein MNILTKNLKLTFFICFILFLTIPSLFSLSKIFFFTPFLITVYYQRSFIFSLWSSFFCGLIIDSIGSTSHFGIHALNFCVTTLLIRNQRMNFFADNLYTLPIMTYIFSSCSTIIHWVLLKLFDHSVELSFSILFIDFLLVPITDSIYAFCVFVLPSIIYDRKVKKEKKYA from the coding sequence ATGAATATCCTTACAAAAAATCTAAAACTTACATTCTTTATTTGTTTTATTTTATTTTTGACGATACCTTCTTTATTTTCTCTATCCAAAATTTTCTTTTTCACCCCTTTTTTAATTACTGTATATTATCAAAGAAGTTTTATTTTTTCTTTATGGTCTTCTTTTTTTTGTGGACTAATTATCGATTCAATTGGTTCAACCTCTCATTTTGGAATCCATGCCTTGAATTTTTGTGTTACAACGCTACTCATAAGAAATCAAAGAATGAATTTCTTTGCTGATAATCTCTACACACTCCCCATTATGACCTATATTTTTTCTTCTTGTTCAACTATTATCCATTGGGTATTATTAAAGTTATTCGATCATTCAGTTGAACTATCCTTTTCTATACTATTTATTGATTTTCTTCTTGTTCCTATAACAGATTCAATCTATGCATTCTGTGTTTTCGTTTTACCATCAATTATTTATGATCGAAAAGTAAAAAAAGAAAAAAAATATGCTTAA
- the wcaJ gene encoding UDP-glucose:undecaprenyl-phosphate glucose-1-phosphate transferase, giving the protein MTQTSAIDESKQFIKVIENCPEKHLFFKRFFDIVFSSFALLFSFPILVLVGLLIFFTSRGKIVYSHERVGRGGKSFFCYKFRTMYADADVRLKKILTENPSYRLEWEKSRKLKNDPRITPIGKFLRKTSLDEFPQFWNVLKGDMSIVGPRPVVKDEVIHHINHNAPIILSFRPGITGLWQVSGRSDTSYEKRVELDLSYIKNYSLINDVKIILKTIPALIFSRGAY; this is encoded by the coding sequence ATGACACAAACTTCTGCAATAGATGAAAGTAAGCAATTTATAAAAGTGATTGAAAATTGCCCTGAAAAGCACCTTTTTTTTAAACGTTTCTTTGATATAGTTTTCAGTTCTTTTGCTTTGCTTTTTTCTTTTCCTATTTTGGTTTTAGTAGGTTTACTCATTTTTTTTACTAGTAGAGGTAAGATTGTTTATTCACATGAAAGAGTAGGTCGTGGTGGCAAAAGCTTTTTTTGTTATAAATTTCGAACCATGTATGCAGATGCGGATGTTCGTTTAAAAAAAATTTTAACCGAAAATCCATCTTATAGATTGGAATGGGAAAAAAGCAGAAAGTTAAAAAATGATCCAAGAATTACACCTATCGGAAAATTTTTAAGAAAAACATCCTTAGATGAATTTCCACAATTTTGGAATGTTTTAAAAGGTGATATGAGTATTGTAGGCCCAAGACCTGTTGTGAAAGATGAAGTGATACACCATATTAATCATAATGCCCCTATTATCTTAAGTTTTAGACCGGGTATCACAGGGCTTTGGCAAGTTTCGGGAAGAAGTGATACTTCTTACGAAAAAAGAGTTGAATTAGATTTAAGCTATATAAAAAATTATTCTCTCATTAACGATGTAAAAATTATTCTTAAAACAATTCCTGCCTTAATTTTTTCTAGGGGTGCTTATTAA
- a CDS encoding Farnesyl diphosphate synthase: MLTSSYWKNLTSLIENCLNQLIPSSSQAYSKLYDAARYSLIGSGKRIRPVLALAMTDCIGGSLEKALTPACCIELVHTYSLIHDDLPCMDNDDFRRGKPSLHKAFPEGHAVLTGDFLLTESFFQISTSPQLTSQQKVLLIKTLSEKSSAKGMIGGQIMDIEADGREISLQNLQEIHKYKTGALITTSVLFGGIIGKATKKQLFHIEQFGENIGLVFQITDDILDAPTDLKLKTPKSTYATILGIESSKKMANQHFEKALFHLDKINGKKEYLTELAHAIINRNE; encoded by the coding sequence ATGCTTACATCTTCATACTGGAAAAATTTAACAAGTTTAATAGAAAATTGTTTAAATCAACTGATACCTTCTTCATCACAAGCTTATTCCAAGCTTTATGATGCCGCTAGATATTCACTCATAGGTTCTGGCAAAAGAATTAGACCAGTTCTAGCTTTAGCTATGACAGATTGCATAGGAGGATCTTTAGAAAAAGCTTTAACCCCCGCTTGCTGCATTGAACTTGTACACACTTATTCATTAATTCACGATGACCTTCCTTGCATGGATAATGATGATTTTAGACGAGGCAAACCCTCACTTCATAAAGCATTTCCTGAAGGGCACGCCGTGCTAACAGGTGACTTTCTACTTACGGAATCATTTTTTCAAATTTCCACTTCCCCACAACTCACATCTCAACAAAAAGTTCTTCTAATTAAAACTTTAAGCGAAAAATCAAGTGCTAAAGGAATGATTGGAGGACAAATAATGGATATTGAAGCTGATGGTCGTGAAATATCGTTACAAAATCTTCAAGAAATTCATAAATACAAAACAGGAGCTTTAATAACAACTTCTGTACTTTTTGGTGGAATAATTGGTAAAGCTACAAAAAAGCAACTTTTTCATATAGAGCAATTTGGTGAAAATATTGGGTTAGTATTTCAAATTACTGATGATATCTTGGATGCTCCTACCGATTTAAAATTAAAAACTCCTAAATCTACTTATGCAACTATTTTAGGTATAGAAAGCTCTAAAAAGATGGCTAATCAACATTTCGAGAAAGCACTTTTTCATCTTGATAAAATTAATGGAAAAAAAGAATATTTGACAGAGTTAGCACATGCTATTATAAATCGAAATGAGTAG
- the tuaD gene encoding UDP-glucose 6-dehydrogenase TuaD, whose translation MDILVIGTGYVGLVTGTCLAEMGHHVTCLDIDEQKIEKLLNGTIPIYEPGLEEMVKRNSKADRLYFTTDYETALQEAEVCFITVDTPVSPTGHANLDFVKAVAKSIGLYINNYKVIVNKSTVPVGTAHLVKEIIQAEIEAKKQNILFDVVSNPEFLKEGNAVNDCMKPDRIIIGTDSPKAAAIMKKLYSPFMLNHEKFMLMNIASAELTKYAANAMLGLRISFMNEMANICERTGADINEIRKGIGSDKRIGSDFLYAGAGFGGSCLPKDIRSLVKQAEELNSSSAILQAIEEVNSNQKKVLGEKISRYFSLCDGLKNKTIAILGLSFKPDTDDMREAPSLTLINQLLEEGATVRLYDPVAMDNAKKIIPDNENIVWCENELEAAFGAHAIALVTEWKQFRFLDFEAILHNMEGCAFFDGRNQYIPLEMYQKGFDYFSIGTSFAQQSLTPEYNFVS comes from the coding sequence ATGGATATATTAGTTATTGGAACAGGTTATGTCGGCTTAGTAACAGGAACTTGTTTAGCTGAAATGGGACATCATGTGACATGTTTAGATATTGACGAACAAAAAATCGAAAAGCTTTTAAACGGCACTATCCCCATCTACGAACCTGGTTTAGAGGAAATGGTTAAACGAAACAGCAAAGCTGATCGTTTATATTTTACAACCGATTATGAAACAGCCCTGCAAGAAGCTGAAGTTTGCTTTATTACAGTAGATACTCCTGTTTCACCAACAGGACATGCAAATTTAGACTTTGTTAAAGCGGTTGCAAAATCAATTGGTCTATATATTAATAACTATAAAGTAATAGTCAATAAATCTACTGTTCCAGTTGGAACAGCGCATTTGGTAAAAGAAATTATTCAAGCTGAAATTGAGGCTAAAAAACAAAACATTTTGTTTGATGTCGTTTCAAATCCCGAATTTTTAAAAGAAGGAAATGCAGTAAATGACTGTATGAAGCCGGATCGGATTATCATCGGTACTGATAGCCCGAAAGCCGCAGCTATTATGAAAAAATTGTATTCTCCTTTTATGCTAAATCATGAAAAATTCATGTTAATGAATATAGCTTCAGCTGAGCTGACAAAATATGCAGCTAATGCAATGCTTGGTCTTAGAATTTCTTTTATGAATGAGATGGCAAATATTTGTGAAAGAACCGGGGCTGACATCAATGAAATACGCAAAGGGATTGGCTCTGATAAAAGAATTGGTAGTGATTTTTTATATGCAGGGGCAGGTTTTGGCGGCTCTTGTCTTCCAAAAGATATACGCTCTTTAGTTAAACAGGCTGAAGAATTAAATAGTTCAAGTGCTATTTTACAAGCCATTGAAGAAGTTAATTCCAACCAAAAAAAGGTTCTAGGAGAAAAAATTTCCCGTTATTTTTCTTTATGTGACGGTTTAAAAAATAAAACTATAGCGATATTAGGTTTGTCATTTAAACCAGATACCGATGATATGAGAGAAGCACCATCACTTACTCTAATTAATCAATTGTTAGAAGAAGGAGCAACTGTTCGCCTTTATGATCCAGTAGCTATGGATAATGCCAAAAAAATAATACCTGATAATGAAAATATTGTTTGGTGCGAAAATGAGCTAGAAGCCGCATTTGGAGCTCATGCTATAGCTTTAGTAACAGAGTGGAAGCAATTTCGATTTTTAGATTTCGAAGCAATTTTACATAATATGGAAGGTTGCGCTTTTTTTGACGGAAGAAATCAATATATTCCTTTAGAAATGTATCAAAAAGGATTCGATTATTTTTCTATTGGAACATCGTTTGCCCAACAATCTCTAACACCTGAATATAATTTTGTATCTTAA
- the fdhA gene encoding Glutathione-independent formaldehyde dehydrogenase — MKALVFNGKNTINVEEVKKPTIENPKDAILKVTSSAICGSDLHMYDGRTDMPKGSIFGHEIMGVIESVGEAVTSIKVGDRVVLPFNIACGFCFNCIRQFPNACLTVNPEGPGGAYGYADMGPFKGGQAEFVRVPFADYNCVKLPGKPFDEFEIDFLLLADIFPTGYHACELANVQPGKSVAIFGAGPVGLLAAYSAFIKGASQVFIVDQSDVRLQLAKQIGAHPIDLKAGNPAEQILEAIAHNQLIQESLRPGEIKMPGVLCGIDAVGYQARKTEDINDEDPGSVLTQLAKIVNPTGNIGVVGVYMPVDPRGVDSNAKQGIIEIPYGTIFYKGITIACGQTPVKKYVEYLKDLIIAKRAKPSFIVSHKIRIDEGPKAYELFDQRGMNEGKDHTKIIIQFD; from the coding sequence ATGAAAGCCTTAGTTTTTAATGGGAAAAATACAATAAATGTAGAAGAAGTTAAAAAACCGACAATTGAAAATCCTAAAGACGCCATTCTTAAAGTTACCTCTTCTGCTATTTGTGGGAGTGATCTTCACATGTATGACGGTCGGACCGACATGCCTAAGGGTTCGATATTTGGTCATGAAATTATGGGGGTAATTGAATCCGTTGGAGAAGCTGTTACTTCTATTAAAGTGGGCGATCGAGTTGTTTTGCCCTTTAATATCGCTTGTGGGTTTTGTTTTAATTGTATTCGACAATTTCCAAATGCTTGCTTAACTGTAAATCCAGAAGGGCCAGGTGGCGCTTACGGTTATGCAGATATGGGACCGTTTAAAGGAGGTCAAGCCGAATTTGTTCGTGTTCCTTTTGCAGATTACAATTGCGTTAAATTACCTGGAAAACCATTTGATGAATTTGAAATAGATTTTCTTTTATTAGCAGACATTTTCCCAACCGGCTACCATGCTTGTGAATTAGCCAATGTTCAACCTGGAAAATCTGTGGCTATATTTGGAGCCGGACCCGTTGGTCTTTTAGCCGCATATTCTGCTTTTATTAAAGGTGCTTCCCAAGTTTTTATCGTAGATCAATCCGATGTGAGATTGCAATTAGCAAAACAAATCGGCGCTCACCCTATAGATTTGAAAGCTGGAAATCCAGCTGAACAAATTTTAGAGGCTATTGCTCACAATCAATTGATACAAGAGTCATTAAGACCTGGTGAAATAAAAATGCCGGGTGTCTTATGTGGGATTGATGCTGTTGGTTACCAGGCAAGAAAAACGGAGGATATCAATGATGAAGATCCAGGTAGTGTATTAACTCAATTGGCAAAGATCGTTAATCCTACTGGCAATATAGGGGTTGTTGGAGTATATATGCCCGTGGATCCAAGAGGTGTTGATAGTAATGCAAAACAAGGCATCATTGAAATACCTTATGGTACAATTTTTTATAAGGGTATTACTATTGCTTGTGGACAAACACCCGTAAAAAAATATGTAGAATATTTAAAAGATTTAATCATTGCCAAAAGAGCAAAACCCTCTTTTATTGTTTCTCATAAAATTCGTATCGATGAAGGACCAAAAGCATATGAGCTATTTGATCAAAGAGGGATGAATGAAGGTAAAGATCATACTAAAATCATCATTCAATTTGATTAA
- a CDS encoding Organic solvent tolerance protein OstA, translating into MTLNKFIFILFITFTSFCLFASEEIPQVKVKGIKIDLKDPVYENGSLYTDQGGVITADGFRLQAQIIHYSDCNGTILVKAEKELLLEVGPYLFLGDKIEYNFSTHTGIITNGRTGIEPWYFGGEEVEICSNGDYIFHQAFITTSEGIYKDWEIKADFAQVTSYGLVRTKDVTFNFFGKTIFWLPKFEINLNSVFDSPINYDIQWGGRRSMVGLIYEFISWDRFRSLVRLDYHLKRGFGGGLETHYRSFNNKTFFSTINYYAKDRSLTYPIAKHRYRFQGVYHTSIDHDTITADLTYDKLSDIDMVTDYTDRGLNLEPAGKTQVLVRKLNPWWRANFFSKLRVNNFQTVKQELPSLAISVKPFVMGHSGILFENYLKTSYLDFAYSRQSYNVRDFNSSRYEYQNRTYRPFDFYNLKLTPEIGAVIIHYGNSPNKNPKELVIGNFSLEANSFFHKYIGSYKHIIKPYARYDYFTYPTVRPNRHFIFDIDDGWYRLNQLKLGFLQSFFVKESRGCIQRILTADIYSYGFFDTPTVHAIFPKIYCDLYWLTLPTLRHCFQTAWDLRYQMVDHFNFRTEWTISRASALSAEYRHRDKYDWRKAVKYNFILDSFRSVRELEHSSVSDQRDTLLLHFFHRFHPNWAVEFESRHGWNRRYEPSYNEYEIDFITTLQSSWHFKFSYQKREIDHRFAVYFSIGIKRPTLDDPYPMCVSF; encoded by the coding sequence ATGACTCTCAATAAATTTATTTTCATTTTATTTATAACTTTTACGTCATTTTGCCTTTTTGCTTCAGAAGAAATACCTCAAGTAAAAGTTAAAGGTATTAAAATTGATCTTAAAGACCCTGTTTATGAAAACGGTTCTTTATATACGGATCAAGGCGGAGTTATAACGGCTGATGGATTTAGACTACAGGCTCAAATCATTCATTATAGCGATTGTAATGGGACAATTTTAGTAAAAGCTGAAAAAGAATTGCTATTAGAAGTTGGACCTTACTTATTTTTAGGTGATAAAATTGAATATAACTTCTCTACGCATACAGGCATAATAACTAATGGACGTACAGGTATTGAACCTTGGTATTTTGGTGGAGAGGAAGTAGAGATATGCAGTAATGGAGACTATATTTTTCACCAAGCATTTATAACAACTTCGGAAGGAATTTATAAGGATTGGGAAATCAAAGCAGACTTTGCTCAAGTCACTTCCTATGGTTTAGTCAGAACAAAAGATGTGACATTTAATTTTTTTGGTAAAACAATTTTTTGGTTGCCTAAATTTGAAATTAATTTGAATTCTGTTTTTGATAGTCCGATCAATTATGATATTCAATGGGGTGGCCGTAGATCAATGGTTGGTTTAATCTATGAATTTATCTCATGGGATCGTTTTAGGTCATTAGTTCGACTTGATTACCATTTAAAAAGAGGCTTTGGAGGAGGTTTAGAAACACACTATCGCTCTTTCAACAACAAAACTTTTTTTAGCACAATCAATTATTATGCAAAAGATCGCTCCTTAACGTATCCAATAGCAAAACATCGTTATCGTTTTCAAGGTGTTTATCATACAAGTATTGATCATGATACAATAACCGCTGATTTGACTTATGACAAATTAAGCGATATTGACATGGTAACAGACTATACTGATAGAGGCTTAAACCTCGAGCCTGCCGGTAAAACACAGGTTTTAGTACGAAAGTTAAATCCTTGGTGGAGAGCTAATTTTTTTTCCAAACTAAGAGTGAATAATTTTCAAACGGTGAAGCAAGAACTCCCCTCTTTAGCTATATCTGTAAAACCATTTGTGATGGGACATTCAGGAATATTATTCGAAAATTATTTAAAAACTTCTTATTTAGATTTTGCTTATTCTAGGCAATCTTATAATGTGAGAGATTTTAATTCATCTAGATATGAGTATCAAAATAGAACATACAGACCCTTTGATTTTTATAATTTAAAACTTACCCCTGAAATAGGGGCTGTAATTATTCATTATGGCAACTCCCCAAACAAAAATCCTAAAGAGCTTGTCATTGGCAATTTTTCTTTAGAAGCAAATAGTTTTTTTCACAAGTATATTGGTTCTTATAAGCATATTATTAAACCATATGCGAGATATGATTATTTTACCTATCCAACTGTTAGGCCTAATCGACATTTTATTTTTGATATTGATGATGGTTGGTATCGTTTAAACCAACTAAAATTAGGGTTTTTACAATCCTTTTTTGTTAAGGAATCGAGGGGGTGTATTCAACGCATTTTAACTGCCGACATCTATTCTTATGGTTTTTTTGATACGCCTACGGTACACGCCATTTTTCCGAAAATCTATTGTGATTTGTATTGGCTAACATTACCCACTTTGCGTCACTGCTTTCAAACTGCTTGGGATTTAAGATATCAAATGGTAGATCATTTCAACTTTCGAACAGAATGGACGATTAGTCGCGCTAGCGCTTTAAGCGCCGAGTATAGGCATCGTGACAAATATGATTGGAGAAAAGCTGTAAAATACAATTTTATTTTAGATTCTTTTCGAAGTGTACGAGAATTAGAGCATTCTTCAGTATCTGATCAAAGAGACACATTGTTACTACATTTTTTTCACCGTTTTCATCCGAATTGGGCTGTAGAATTTGAATCTCGTCACGGTTGGAATAGGAGATATGAACCCTCTTATAATGAATATGAAATAGATTTTATTACAACTTTGCAATCCTCTTGGCATTTTAAATTTTCCTACCAAAAAAGGGAAATTGATCATCGCTTCGCCGTTTATTTTTCTATAGGTATAAAACGTCCTACACTTGACGACCCTTATCCTATGTGTGTCAGTTTTTAA
- a CDS encoding HEAT repeat codes for MYVKFLVCLFLFVHSFLFSIEDSETNRILYLAQTGKVSEALNIYKQKKERIGKHDFSLLEKLGLIILDQGFKSPDPEIQFLTYFASGISLNEKTLRYLEEGLKSPIPQHQLVCLNLLSRYQNDFGNHCIYRAMSSNNLGIRLEAAYILAEKKDLKAVAHIESLMNKVPDELLPLFSILFSLVDSPDSTRALKKFLIHSSTNVRVASIHSLTKTERDDFIPYFRRMITHSNFSQQEACATALGKFKDDKSVLKLENLLNSNHESVKVAALQSLIHLGHSKHQSVLECLAKEGNLYAIAALANCKNVEDLLFELMQDGNPQIKINAALSLLELQDSRCLPIIKKLLTQDNLFVLLRQTSPGLSLHYWKATSSPATTKEEQEIIAELTLSVKEDILDKAANLAENSFLELAEALFASQQTNLIPQTTILLMHMQTEKSVNLLKKYVNCVGVPLTRNFCNLALYRLREKGPYANNLKNWLLAQQQDDLIKFREFLPWELREKQTRHELNPKETSQLLLETIEAFVESGDEDGFDTLLQVIENGNPKNRYALAGFLLRASQ; via the coding sequence ATGTACGTTAAATTTCTTGTCTGTTTATTTTTATTTGTTCATAGTTTTTTGTTTAGTATTGAAGATAGTGAAACAAATAGAATTTTATATTTAGCTCAAACTGGAAAGGTTTCGGAAGCGTTAAATATCTATAAACAAAAAAAAGAGCGTATTGGTAAACACGATTTTTCTTTACTTGAAAAACTTGGGTTAATCATTTTAGACCAAGGTTTTAAATCACCCGATCCTGAAATTCAATTTTTAACCTATTTTGCTTCAGGGATATCTCTTAATGAAAAAACTCTTAGGTATTTAGAAGAAGGTTTAAAAAGTCCCATTCCGCAACACCAACTTGTTTGTTTAAATTTACTATCTCGATATCAAAATGATTTTGGTAATCATTGTATTTATCGAGCTATGTCTTCAAATAATCTAGGAATACGATTAGAAGCGGCCTATATTTTAGCTGAAAAAAAAGATTTAAAAGCTGTAGCCCACATAGAATCGTTGATGAATAAGGTGCCAGATGAACTTCTCCCCCTTTTTTCCATTCTATTTTCTTTAGTTGATAGCCCAGACTCTACAAGAGCTTTAAAAAAGTTTTTAATCCATTCATCAACAAATGTTCGCGTAGCGAGTATTCACTCTTTGACAAAAACTGAGCGCGATGACTTTATACCCTATTTCAGACGTATGATCACCCACTCTAATTTTTCTCAACAAGAAGCTTGCGCAACAGCTTTAGGAAAATTCAAGGATGATAAGTCGGTTTTAAAATTAGAAAATTTATTAAATTCAAATCATGAAAGTGTCAAAGTGGCTGCTTTGCAATCACTTATTCATTTAGGCCATTCTAAACATCAAAGCGTTTTAGAATGTTTAGCAAAAGAAGGTAATCTTTACGCTATTGCGGCCCTTGCAAATTGTAAAAATGTAGAGGATTTACTATTTGAACTTATGCAAGATGGCAATCCTCAAATTAAAATAAATGCTGCATTATCTTTACTAGAACTTCAAGATTCAAGGTGTTTACCAATAATAAAAAAATTATTAACTCAAGACAATTTGTTTGTACTACTTCGTCAAACGTCTCCAGGTTTGAGCCTTCATTATTGGAAAGCTACTAGTAGCCCAGCTACTACGAAAGAAGAACAAGAAATTATTGCAGAGCTAACACTTAGTGTTAAGGAAGATATTTTAGATAAAGCAGCTAACTTAGCAGAAAATTCTTTTTTAGAACTAGCAGAAGCTCTATTTGCTTCTCAGCAGACTAACTTAATCCCACAAACTACGATTTTACTGATGCATATGCAAACAGAAAAATCTGTAAATCTTTTAAAAAAGTATGTTAATTGTGTAGGCGTTCCTTTAACACGTAATTTTTGTAATTTAGCATTGTACAGACTAAGAGAAAAAGGACCTTATGCAAACAATTTAAAAAATTGGCTATTAGCTCAACAACAAGACGATTTAATCAAGTTTCGAGAATTCCTACCTTGGGAACTTCGTGAAAAGCAAACAAGACATGAATTAAATCCAAAAGAAACTTCACAATTATTATTAGAAACGATCGAAGCATTTGTAGAATCAGGTGATGAAGATGGCTTTGATACACTTTTACAAGTAATTGAAAATGGCAATCCTAAAAATAGATATGCATTAGCTGGCTTTTTGCTACGCGCTTCTCAATAA
- the maf gene encoding Septum formation protein Maf, translating to MQEIILGSNSPRRKEIFSFFSIPFTQIASDFDEDSIVFEGDPISYVQSLANAKAQSLQKKHPDKIIITADTIVYQDGKVFNKPLTEEEACEFLTLLQGKWHSVFTSVVVTKSNRYYQDFEETKVLFNALNQEQIKQYHTKMDWKDKAGGYAIQFGGGIIIKKIDGCYYNVVGLPINTLHTLFKKIDIDLWDYVR from the coding sequence ATGCAAGAAATCATTTTAGGATCTAACTCACCTAGACGAAAGGAGATATTTAGTTTCTTTTCTATTCCCTTTACACAAATTGCTTCAGATTTTGATGAAGATAGCATTGTGTTTGAAGGCGATCCCATTAGCTATGTACAATCTTTAGCTAACGCAAAAGCCCAAAGTCTTCAAAAAAAACACCCTGACAAAATTATAATCACTGCAGACACCATCGTTTATCAAGATGGGAAAGTATTTAACAAGCCCTTAACCGAGGAAGAAGCTTGTGAATTTTTAACTCTTTTGCAAGGGAAATGGCATTCTGTTTTTACATCTGTTGTTGTTACAAAATCTAATCGTTATTACCAAGATTTTGAAGAAACAAAAGTCTTATTTAATGCTTTAAATCAAGAACAGATCAAGCAATATCATACAAAAATGGATTGGAAAGACAAAGCAGGAGGATATGCCATTCAATTTGGAGGAGGAATTATCATAAAAAAAATTGACGGGTGTTATTATAATGTTGTTGGTCTTCCCATTAATACTTTGCATACACTTTTTAAAAAAATCGATATAGATTTGTGGGATTATGTACGTTAA
- the omcB gene encoding Cysteine-rich outer membrane protein codes for MKKQLGVLASLLFLSATAFMWTGCCDSNYCNSEPECIEQPYAQPYGSTEESVCEPQQQVGYQESASFGQMPSFGESRQDACEQPQACEQQPACQPVCQPAQQPVCAPKCQPVRRECGPVCKEAPPIPCEPLCKKLEPCKHPNQNELRCFDGITVSARNPKMCLLGEQYPLEFDICACQDVCDVVVTAHLPEGVTFVKSVPEAKVEGRKLTWYIGSMDQGQHILAKVFVKCECEGELCACFCATATPVRFCSLLCAKPVLTCEKCAPEQVCPGDAVNYTITVTNRGSCAAEDVVVTDNLPEGVQGPNCQSTLTYKLGTIQPCESKTVNICTTAVKRGKFTNTAVVTACNADSTSCQATTCICCCAIECFKCGPKEQQIGKNADYQITVVNTGDLPLTEVVVTDSAPSSTAIVNANGATVDGNKAVWRLKELKPGEKVTFNTTLSTCTPGCFTNKVYVSTCQGCNTSCEATTRWRGRPALNVCVTETEDAICIGDSTTYIITVVNQGSEADSNVVVNVNFPDEVQPISASGDSAAQINGQNVRFAPYPSLGARQTAKFSIVGKAKQSGDGRVKVELSSDSIKTPIVQQESTIVN; via the coding sequence ATGAAAAAACAACTAGGAGTTTTAGCCTCGTTGCTTTTTTTATCCGCAACAGCTTTTATGTGGACTGGATGCTGTGACAGTAATTACTGTAACAGTGAACCAGAATGTATAGAGCAACCATATGCTCAACCATATGGTTCCACTGAAGAATCTGTATGTGAACCGCAACAACAGGTTGGGTACCAAGAATCAGCAAGCTTTGGCCAAATGCCATCATTTGGAGAAAGCAGACAAGATGCTTGCGAACAACCACAAGCTTGTGAACAACAACCAGCTTGTCAACCTGTTTGCCAACCAGCTCAACAACCTGTTTGCGCACCAAAATGCCAACCAGTAAGAAGAGAATGTGGTCCAGTTTGTAAAGAAGCTCCTCCAATTCCTTGTGAGCCACTTTGCAAAAAATTAGAACCTTGCAAACACCCAAATCAAAATGAATTACGCTGCTTTGATGGAATTACAGTCTCTGCTCGTAATCCTAAAATGTGTTTACTTGGCGAACAATATCCTTTAGAATTTGACATTTGCGCATGTCAAGATGTTTGTGATGTAGTTGTTACAGCACATCTTCCTGAAGGCGTAACTTTTGTAAAAAGCGTACCAGAAGCGAAAGTTGAAGGTCGTAAATTGACATGGTACATTGGATCAATGGATCAAGGTCAACATATTTTAGCAAAAGTTTTTGTAAAATGTGAATGTGAAGGTGAATTGTGCGCTTGTTTTTGTGCAACTGCAACGCCTGTTAGATTCTGCTCTTTGCTCTGCGCAAAGCCTGTTCTTACATGTGAAAAATGTGCGCCAGAACAAGTTTGTCCAGGTGATGCTGTAAATTATACTATCACAGTAACAAACCGTGGTAGCTGTGCAGCTGAAGATGTAGTTGTTACAGATAATTTACCAGAAGGTGTTCAAGGTCCAAATTGTCAAAGTACATTGACATATAAACTTGGAACTATTCAGCCATGCGAATCAAAAACTGTTAACATTTGTACAACTGCGGTAAAACGTGGTAAATTTACAAATACAGCAGTTGTAACAGCTTGCAACGCGGATTCAACATCTTGCCAAGCAACTACATGTATTTGCTGCTGCGCTATTGAATGTTTCAAATGTGGTCCAAAAGAACAACAAATCGGCAAAAACGCTGATTACCAAATTACTGTTGTTAACACAGGTGATTTACCACTAACAGAAGTTGTTGTAACTGACAGCGCTCCTTCTTCTACAGCTATTGTTAACGCTAACGGTGCAACCGTTGATGGCAATAAAGCTGTTTGGAGATTAAAAGAGTTAAAACCAGGTGAAAAAGTTACGTTTAATACAACGTTATCTACTTGTACACCAGGTTGCTTCACAAACAAAGTATATGTATCTACTTGCCAAGGATGCAATACATCTTGCGAAGCTACAACTCGTTGGAGAGGTCGTCCAGCATTAAACGTTTGTGTAACTGAAACTGAAGATGCAATTTGCATTGGCGATTCTACAACTTACATTATTACTGTTGTGAACCAAGGTTCAGAAGCTGATAGTAATGTTGTTGTTAACGTTAACTTCCCAGATGAAGTTCAACCAATTAGCGCAAGTGGTGATTCAGCAGCACAAATTAATGGTCAAAACGTAAGATTTGCACCATACCCAAGTTTAGGTGCTCGTCAGACAGCTAAATTTAGCATTGTTGGTAAAGCAAAGCAATCAGGTGATGGTCGCGTAAAAGTTGAACTATCTTCTGATTCTATTAAAACACCAATAGTACAACAAGAAAGCACAATCGTTAACTAA